GCGGCGGACATGTTTGCCACCGCCACCTCAAGGAAACCTTCGGCCACGCTTTCTGCCGTGGTTCCGACCTTGATGGCCAGTTCCTCGAAGGCCTGGCGGGTGACCGCGGCGTCGAGTGGCAGGTCGGCATCGGGCCCAAACACGTGCGGAAAGTGAGCAGCTTGAACCCGGCCCAGCAGCAGGTTTGCATCCGTGATGGTGAGCGGACCGCCGTTCCGGTAGCAGGCTGGGCCAGGCTCTGCGCCTGCGCTGTCGGGTCCAACCGTGTACCGCGCCCCGTCGAAATGGAGGATCGACCCGCCGCCGGCGGCAACGGTCTGAATCCGGAGTGACGGCGTTGCCAAGTGCAAGCCTGCGACTTCCGCCTCTTCAACCCGCTCGAGGCTGCCGCCGAAATAGCTGACGTCGGTGGACGTGCCGCCCATGTCGAACCCGATGATCCGCGTGAAGTCTGCAGCCTGCGCTGTCCGCGCCGCGCCGACCACGCCGCCTGCGGGACCGGAAAGGATGGCGTCCTTTCCCCGGAAACGTGCCGCCGAGGCCAGTCCGCCGTTGGACTGCATGAAGGCCAGCGGAATTCCGTCGAGTTCACGCTGGAGTTCGCGGATGTAGCGATCGAGGACCGGCGATAGGTAGGCGTCTGCCACGGTTGTCCCGCCTCGGCTCACGAGCTTCATGAGCGGGACGGTTTCGTGCGAAACTGACACCTGTGAGAACCCGGCCCGGTGGGCGATGTCGGCGAGCATGCGTTCGTGCCCGGTATAGCGATACCCGTGCATCAGAACGATGGCGATCGACTGGAAGCCGTCACCGGAGGCCCGCCGCAGCATCCGTTCGGCTGAGACGGCATCGAGCGGCACCAGTACTTCTCCACTCGCACTGATGCGCTCGTCGATTTCGATCACCCTGGCATAGGGCAATTTTGGTCGCTCGATGCGGCGGGCGAAGATGTCGGGCCGCGCCTGGGTGCCGATCTGCAGGGCGTCGCCGAAGCCGCGCGTGACGCACAACACTACGGGTTGACCCTTGCGCTCTAGGAGCGCGTTTGTCGCTACCGTGGTCCCCATGCGAACGGAGCTGACCGAGCGGCCGGGGATGGGCGCATCTGGACCGAGGCTGAGCACGGCGCGAATACCAGCCACGGCCGCGTCCCGGTAGTGTCCGGGATTGTTGGAAAGCAGCTTCCTCGCCGTCAGTGCGCCGTTCGGGGCGCGTGCCACCACGTCGGTGAACGTGCCGCCACGGTCAATCCAGAACTGCCAACCGTGGGAAGTGCTCATGTCATGCAGCAAGCCATGTGCGGGCAGGGCCCGCAGACAAAGGTCGAAGATATCCGAACGTGCGCGGGTCCTTGCCGCCCTACACCGGACCTAGAAGCTCAAGATCGACGGCCGAGCGACGGCCTGCCTTTAATGATATCGGCTAGGGGCTGGCGGAGATGCCCCTGCACAGCCACGGCGGCACGAGACGCCCGATTCGCGGATCCGAGGCAAGATCCGGGTCGCGACCGGTCCCTGCAGTTGGTGGCGGTGTCGAAGTTCGCATTGATGGCCCCGCAACCTGCCAAACAATAGGGTCTGTGGCGAGGCGCCGACGGCTCCTAGTTTGTCAACACATGCGCCGACAATAGAATGCCAGCGCATCCGGAGCGGACAACTCCTGCCCTCAGGGTGTGGCCGCCAAAGGGCTCCCGCGACATGATTCGATGGCATTTCTAGGTACGTTGCTCGGCGGGACTCTGGGTTTCGCGATCGGGGGGCCGATCGGCGCTCTCATCGGAGCGGGCGGCGGGCACTTGTTCGACCGCTTCCGGGAGAGCGAACGGCGGACGCTGGCAGGTCCTGACGCCGGGGTGATGGGGAACCAGGCGGAGGCTCAGGTTGCCTTCTCCGTCGGATTGATCGGGCTGTCCGCGAAGGTTGCCAAGGCCGACGGACGCGTGACGCCCGATGAAATACGCGCGTTTCGCCGTGTTTTTCATTTCCCGTCGCAAGATGAAGCGAGAGTGGCGGCGATTTACAACGAGGCTAGGCAGTCGACCGACGGTTTCGAGCAGTACGCCCAGCAGTTGGCCGCGATCCTTGGGTCACGGGACGAACGGTGCGCCCAGATTCTGGACTGCCTGTTCACGATTGCTGCTGCCGACGGCGTGTTTCATCCGAACGAAGATCGGATCATTCGAGAAATCGGCCGCATCTTCGGCTTCAGCGATTCGGAGGTGGCATCGGTTCGGGCACGGCATCAGGGGACGGCCGGGAACGGGACGCAGGCTGCCACCGATGCTTCGAACTACGAGGTGCTGGGAATCGCGCCGACGGCGTCCGATGATGAGATCAAGACAGCGCACCGGAGCCTGGTCCGAAAGTTCCATCCCGACCATCTGGTGTCCAAGGGATTGCCAGACGAGCTGATTGAGCACGCAACCGAACGACTCGCCGCCATCAATAGCGCCTACGAAGCGATCATGAAGAGTCGGCCGCGCCAATGAACCGCGCGATTCGAGAGGTCCTGTCTCCGAATTACAACGCCCGCCCGGCTAGCGCCGACATTGAGCTCGTGGTGGTTCATTTCACGGGAATGGAAACAGCCGATGCCGCCCTGCGCGAACTCACCCAGTTGGGCTCCGGCGTCAGCGCCCACTGGATGATCGACGAGGACGGAACCATCTACCGCTTGGTTCCCGAGGAGCGCCGCGCCTGGCACGCCGGCCTGGGATCCTGGCACCACTGGCACGATGTGAACGCGGTCTCGATCGGGATCGAACTGGTGAACCCTGGGCACGATCACGGCTATCGGCCGTTCCCGGACCTGCAGGTCGAAGCGTTGGAGGACCTGCTGGCCGACACGTTCAAATGCCACGGACTGCGTCCCTGCGACCTCATCGGACATTCGGATGTGGCGCCGGAACGCAAGCAGGACCCGGGTGAGTTGTTTCCGTGGGAACGACTGGCGCGAGCCGGCTTCAGCATCTGGCCGGACGAGGTGTCGGAGTATCCGGACGGCGGGCTCGGTGTGATGGATGACGCCGAGGACTTCATCGGCGACGAGGAAAGTCGGACCGAATTCGGCTTGGATTCCATTAGCCTGCGCGAGAGCGTCTCGGAACTCCAGGAGAATCTCCGGGCCATCGGATACGGGATCGAAACCAACGGGGTGTTTGGTGCTCAGACGGAGGCTGTCGTGGCTGCCTTCCAGCGGCGGTTCCGACCCGGCACGGTGGACGGATACGCGGATTCCGAGACGCGTGCGCTGATTCAGGCGGTCGCCCAGATAACCCGCTAGCGCAGTTCGCGCAGCCGCGGTCGCGAAGCCACTGTCCGGCCAACTGCGCCGGAGGGCCTTGACCTGGCCCACCCGATCCCATTGAATCCCGAGGCCAGACGGCTGGATGACTGCTCCCGGGGTTTCCGGGGGAGGAAAGTCCGGGCTCCACGGAAACACGGTGCCGGGTAACGCCCGGCGGAGGCGACTCCAGGGATAGTGCCGCAGAAAACAAACCGCCGGCGCGAACTCGCGGCGGCAAGGGTGAAACGGTGCGGTAAGAGCGCACCGCGTCTTCGGCGACGGAGACGGCACGGTAAACCCCACCGGGAGCAAGACCGAATAGGGACGGCGTGGCCCGTGATCGGGCCGATGGTGTTTCCGCCTCCGTCCGGGCCGGTCGCGTGAGGCGCGCGGTAACGCATGCCCCAGATGAATGGTCATCCTTGACAGAACCCGGCTTACAGGCTGTCTGGCCCCACTCGTTCCTCGGGAGAACCTGCCACGATTCCACGCTCCAGCGGGCTATCATAGAACAAAAGAGGATCATCTAAGCACTTGTCGAATCGTTGATTATCGTTGACGTGGCCCACGAATAGGCGTAAAATCCCATGTTCACCCATATGGGGTGGACAGCGCTGCTGGGTCGTCGTGTGGAGGGTCGAGCGATGCAGGAGGTGGGTAACCGCGCCTTCTTCGCCGGCACGTTTACGCACCGGATTGACAAGAAGGGGCGGATCAGTATTCCGGCGCGTTGGCGCTCGGAGTTCCGGTCGGAAGAGTCTCCCCATCTGTTCGTCGCGTCGACGGCGAGCGGTGACGCGGCCTGCGCCATCGAATGTGTGATGCAGTCGGACCTGCGCCGTCGCAACTCCGAGCAGGCTGACCGCACCGAGCTTTCCCAGCGGCAGCGCGGATTGCTGGGACTCCACCACTTCCACGCATATACCGCGCAGCTGATTGATCCCGAAGGCCGTGTTCAGTTGCCCGCCGAAGCGCTGATTGCGGCCGATCTGGCCCTTGACGATTCGGACGAGGGCAGCACCAAGACACGCAGCTACACCGTGCGGTCGCCGACGGCCGTCCTGATGGGCGCAGGCGACCGGTTCTACATCCTCCACCCGGACCAGGTCGGACCGTTCTTGGCCGAGGCGTCGGCCGAAGCCGAAGCTGCCGACCACAACTCCAGGTCCGGGCTCTAGAAACGCCGGCACGTGGGCACTCGCCTTTCCTCCCTCCAACATGGCATCCCAACCATGGCCCACGTGCCGGTTCTCCTTGCAGAGATCGTCACGCAGCTGCAACCGGTCGACGACGCGCTCTACGTTGACGCCACATTCGGCCGCGGCGGCGTGGCGAGGGCGCTGCTTGAGACGGCAGACTGCCGCGTGATCGCCATCGACCGCGATCCGGCCGCGCAGCCGGCCGCCGCCTCGCTGGCGGAGCAGTTCGCCAGCAGGTTCCAGTTTGTGCAGGCGTGTTTCGGAGGCGTGGATCAGGTTCTGGCCTCGCTCGACGTGGAGCATGTTAACGGCGGGATCATCTTCGACTTGGGCGTATCGTCTCCGCAGCTTGACGATGCCGAGCGCGGGTTCTCGTTTCGACGGGACGGGCCGCTCGACATGCGAATGGGCGGTTGCGGGCAGACGGCCGCCGACATCGTCAACGCAATGGACGAACCGGCGCTTGCCGAGATTCTGCGGACGTTTGGCGAAGAACGCCACTCCCGCCGGATCGCGCGCGCGATCGTGGCCGACCGGCCGTTTGCCCGCACGGTCGAGCTGGCGGACGTGGTGCGCTCGGCGGTTCCGGGCCGGCAGGAAACGATCGACCCTGCGACGCGCACCTTTCAGGCCCTCCGAATCGCCGTCAACGATGAACTCGGTGAACTGCGTGCGGCACTGCACAGTGCGGAGCAGCTACTGATCGAAGGCGCCATCTTGGCGGTGGTCGCATTTCACTCGCTGGAGGATCGGCTGGTCAAACGCTTCATGGTGGAACGGTCGAACCGCGCTCCCCGAGCGCACCGTCACAGTCCTCCCGCCGGTACGCCGTTCGAGCCGACATTCCGGTTGTCGCGGACGCGCGCGATTCGGCCAAGCCAGGCGGAACTGCATCGCAATCCGCGGGCCAGGTCGGCGCGGCTGCGGACCGCGGTCAGGACCGCGGCTCCGGTCCTCACGGCAGTTGCCTGATGCTGGTGTGGGCCCTCCGAGTAGGCCGGCTGATGGGCTTCTGGCTGTGCTTGTCGATGGTCTCGGTCATGGTGCTCGGCGGCAGCACCATCTGGCTTCGCCATCAGCTTCGAGCCGGGGAGGCCCAGCTCGAAGCCCTACATGCCAAAGAGGAAGAACTCCGTGCCGGGATGGATCGTTTGGCCATGGAATGGTCACGTCTGAACCAGCCGGAGCAGCTGGCCGATTTGGCCCAACGTCATCTTGATCTCCGACCGATTTCAATCAGCCCGCCGGCTCGACTCGTCGAGGTGATGTCGCAGGGCGTATCGCCCGGGAGGACAGGGCAGTGAGCCGGCGCTGGCGAAAGTACCGTCGCGAACCCGTCGTCAGCCTCTGGCAGAGCGGACGAAGCCGCTCGGAGCGAACGGGAGAACGGCTGCGCGCCGGCATGACGATGATTGCGATTGCCTTCGTCGTCGTTGGCCTCCGCCTCGGTGAGGTTGCGCTGTCCGGCGAGACCGATGCCGGGACGCTGCACCCAGCAGAGGAAGCTCCATTCCGGGGCGAGGTCTTTGACCGGCACGGAACGATGCTGGCCACCACGGTCTTGGTCCCGTCGATCTGGGTCAATCCTTCTGACGTCAGAGACCCTGCTGCCCTTGCCGAGGAACTAACGGCGGTGTTTCCCGAACTCGATCAGGCTGACTTGGCGCGACGGTTGGCGGCTGACAAGCGTCGCAACCGCCAGTTCCTGTGGATTCGGCGCCACGCGCCTCCTTCGCGAGCCGAAGCTGCCATGCGCATCGGTTCGCCCGGCCTGTACATCCAAGAGGAAAGGCGTCGCGTCTATCCGCAGGGTCGGCTGACATCCCACGTGGTCGGCTATGTCAACATTGACGGTGATCCCCAGGCCGGCATCGAGCGCGTCGGTGACCGATCCATTCGGAAAGGCCCGCTTCAACTGACGCTCGACGTCGGGGTTCAGAATGTCCTGCGAAACCGCCTGCAGGCCGCGATGGAAAAATTCCAGGCGGTGGCGGCGGCGGGAGTGGTGCTCGAAATTGATTCTGGCGATGTCCTCGCCCAGGTCTCGCTCCCGGATTTCGACCCGAATGATGTGCGAAACGTGGACGATTCGGGAATGCTGGATCTCGGGACGCAAGGCGTCTTCGAGATGGGGTCGACTTTCAAGACGTTCACGGTTGCCGCGGCGCTGGATGCCGGCAAGGCAAGCGTCAACTCGAATTTTGATGCTACCGAGCCGATCAAGATTGGCCGCTACACCATCAACGACTATCACCCGGAGGAACGTTGGCTCCGGCTGTCCGAAGTATTCGTGCATTCGTCGAACATCGGGATGGTGCGGGTTGCCGAAGCATTGGGCGAGGAGCAGCATTGGGACTATCTGGGACGCTTGGGGCTCCTGAGCGACATTGATGGATCGGGGCTGCGGACTTCGCATCCGCGCCTACCCGATGCTTGGGGAAAGGTCCAGCGCGCGACTGTGTCGTACGGGCACGGCATTGCGGTGTCACCCATGCATCTGGCGGCCGCAGTCGCGGCGGTCGTCGGAGACGGACAGTACCGTGTTCCTCGACTGCTGCGGTCAGGGTCACATGAACCCTCCACTGCGGCGTTTCGTCCGTCGACGGTTCGGCAGATGCGCATGCTGCTGCGCCAGGTCGTGTTGCACGGAACTGCCGGATTGTCCGACGTCGGGAACTACGAAATCGGCGGCAAGACCGGAACCGCGCAGAAGGTGGTGGACGGAAGGTACCGGCGTGGCGCCCGGACAAACTCGTTTGTGGCGGCGTTTCCCATGAGTGCCCCGCGGTACGTCGTCGTGGTGCTGCTGGACGAGCCCAAGGCAGCTCCGGGCACCCACGGTTTTGCCACCGCAGGCTGGAACGTGGCCCCGCTTGCGGGTTCGGTGGTGGCCGGCGTAGCGCCGCTTCTTGGTGTGCCGCCCGTGCCGGTGGAACCGCCGGCGCGGGATGCGGTCACACAGGTGGCTTTACGCTAAGAGGCGGTGAGCATGCGGCTTGCCGAACTTGCGGCTCGGACGGGGCGGCCGCTTCCCGAGGGTATGCCTGACCCTGTTATCCGCGGGCTCAGCTCAGATTCTCGGTCACTCCACGCAGGGTACCTGTTTGCCGCTCTTCCAGGTGGCCAGATCGACGGCATCGAATTTCTGGAGGAAGCTGTGCATCGTGGGGCTGCCGCCGCGCTGGTCCCACCGGCCGCAGCTTCCCGGGCCAAAGCGCTCGGAATCACGGCAGTCGCCGATGTGGTGCCGCGCCGCCGTCTCGCCCGAATGGCTGCAGCTTTCTATGGCGCACAACCCGAAATGGTGGTCGCTGTCACCGGGACGAACGGGAAGACTTCGACGGCGCATTTCCTCGCGGAACTGTGGCGAGGGGCCGGATTGCAAGCTGCCGAGATCGGGACGCTTGGCGTCAGCGCGGGTTCCGGCACTGATCTCGCCTCGGCGGCATTGAACCTGACGACCCCGGACCCGGTGACGCTCCACGCTGAACTGGCATCACTGTCGGAGGCCGGCTTCAATCACGCAGTGCTCGAGGCCTCGTCCCATGGCCTTGATCAGCACCGACTGGACGGGGTGCGCATTGCGACGGGGATTCTGACTACTGTCGGCCGTGACCACCTCGACTACCACGGTACCGAGCACGCGTACCGGGCGGCGAAGCGGCGGCTCTTCGCCGAATTGGTGACTCCGGGCGGCACCGCAATCTTCAACTTGGCGAGTGTTGACCAGGACACCCTCGCCGCCGCCGAGCGTCGTGCTCTCAACGTGGTGACCTTTGGGCGGGGGGAAGAAGCCGACTGGCAACTCAAGGCAGTGACACCCGACGTCCAGGGTCAGGTCCTGCAACTGCTGACCCCGCGTGGAGAACGGATCGTGCCGTTTGGCCCGCTCGGTCAGTTCCAGGCCGAGAACGCGTTGGCTGCCGTAGTGGCAGCCGTCGAGTCTGACGTGCCCGTGGATGATGCCGTTAACGGATTGTCGTCCATGACCGCGCCAGCGGGTCGGCTCGAACGCATCGGGACCAAGGGCGGAGTCTCGGTGTTCGTCGATTACGCGCATACCCCCGACGCTCTGGCCGCTGCCCTCGACGCCCTGCGGCCCCACGTGCGCGGCGTGCTGCACGTCGTCTTCGGTTGTGGCGGGGATCGCGACTCGGGTAAACGCCGGTTGATGGGCGAGGTCGCTGCCCGGCACGCGGACCACGTAACCGTGACGGACGATAACCCGCGATCCGAAGATCCAGCGACGATTCGTGCCGAGGTGCTGCAGGGGGCGCCTGACGCGGCCGAGGTCGGCGACCGGTTCGAGGCCATCGGCGGTGTCCTCGGGTCGCTTCGGGACGGCGATGCACTCTTGGTTGCCGGGAAGGGGCACGAGACCACTCAGACCGTGCGTGGCGTTGCGACTCCCTTCGACGACCGCGCAGTCGTGCGGCGTTTGCTCGGGCGAGGTGGAGCTTGACCGCGCTGTGGGCAGCGGATGCAGCTGCCGTCGCCACCAGCGGCCGGACCGACGGATCATGGCGTGCATACGGCGTGTCGATCGACACCCGTCAGCTGGCGGTCGGCGACCTCTTCGTCGCCCTGCCGGGACGCAACACCGATGGCCACGCGTTTCTTGATGCCGCGTTTGCTGCCGGAGCGGCTGCCGCCCTCGTGCGGCCGCAGGATGTCCGCGACGACCGTTACCTTGAGGTCGACGATCCCCTGGAGGCGCTGCAGGCCTTGGGTCGCGCGGCGCGCCAGCGGACCGAATCAAAGGTGGTGGCGGTCACTGGGAGCGTCGGCAAGACCGGTACCAAGGAGCTGATCCGCGCCGCACTGGCCCCGTTGGGGTCGGTGCATGCCAGCGCATCGAGCCATAACAACGCGATCGGCGTCCCGTTGAGTCTGGCGCGGATGCCGGCCGCCACTTCGGCGGCTGTATTCGAGCTCGGCATGAACCGCGCG
The Rhodospirillales bacterium genome window above contains:
- a CDS encoding penicillin-binding protein 2; protein product: MSRRWRKYRREPVVSLWQSGRSRSERTGERLRAGMTMIAIAFVVVGLRLGEVALSGETDAGTLHPAEEAPFRGEVFDRHGTMLATTVLVPSIWVNPSDVRDPAALAEELTAVFPELDQADLARRLAADKRRNRQFLWIRRHAPPSRAEAAMRIGSPGLYIQEERRRVYPQGRLTSHVVGYVNIDGDPQAGIERVGDRSIRKGPLQLTLDVGVQNVLRNRLQAAMEKFQAVAAAGVVLEIDSGDVLAQVSLPDFDPNDVRNVDDSGMLDLGTQGVFEMGSTFKTFTVAAALDAGKASVNSNFDATEPIKIGRYTINDYHPEERWLRLSEVFVHSSNIGMVRVAEALGEEQHWDYLGRLGLLSDIDGSGLRTSHPRLPDAWGKVQRATVSYGHGIAVSPMHLAAAVAAVVGDGQYRVPRLLRSGSHEPSTAAFRPSTVRQMRMLLRQVVLHGTAGLSDVGNYEIGGKTGTAQKVVDGRYRRGARTNSFVAAFPMSAPRYVVVVLLDEPKAAPGTHGFATAGWNVAPLAGSVVAGVAPLLGVPPVPVEPPARDAVTQVALR
- a CDS encoding N-acetylmuramoyl-L-alanine amidase — encoded protein: MNRAIREVLSPNYNARPASADIELVVVHFTGMETADAALRELTQLGSGVSAHWMIDEDGTIYRLVPEERRAWHAGLGSWHHWHDVNAVSIGIELVNPGHDHGYRPFPDLQVEALEDLLADTFKCHGLRPCDLIGHSDVAPERKQDPGELFPWERLARAGFSIWPDEVSEYPDGGLGVMDDAEDFIGDEESRTEFGLDSISLRESVSELQENLRAIGYGIETNGVFGAQTEAVVAAFQRRFRPGTVDGYADSETRALIQAVAQITR
- the rsmH gene encoding 16S rRNA (cytosine(1402)-N(4))-methyltransferase RsmH, producing MAHVPVLLAEIVTQLQPVDDALYVDATFGRGGVARALLETADCRVIAIDRDPAAQPAAASLAEQFASRFQFVQACFGGVDQVLASLDVEHVNGGIIFDLGVSSPQLDDAERGFSFRRDGPLDMRMGGCGQTAADIVNAMDEPALAEILRTFGEERHSRRIARAIVADRPFARTVELADVVRSAVPGRQETIDPATRTFQALRIAVNDELGELRAALHSAEQLLIEGAILAVVAFHSLEDRLVKRFMVERSNRAPRAHRHSPPAGTPFEPTFRLSRTRAIRPSQAELHRNPRARSARLRTAVRTAAPVLTAVA
- a CDS encoding cell division protein FtsL; this encodes MLVWALRVGRLMGFWLCLSMVSVMVLGGSTIWLRHQLRAGEAQLEALHAKEEELRAGMDRLAMEWSRLNQPEQLADLAQRHLDLRPISISPPARLVEVMSQGVSPGRTGQ
- a CDS encoding UDP-N-acetylmuramoyl-L-alanyl-D-glutamate--2,6-diaminopimelate ligase, translated to MPDPVIRGLSSDSRSLHAGYLFAALPGGQIDGIEFLEEAVHRGAAAALVPPAAASRAKALGITAVADVVPRRRLARMAAAFYGAQPEMVVAVTGTNGKTSTAHFLAELWRGAGLQAAEIGTLGVSAGSGTDLASAALNLTTPDPVTLHAELASLSEAGFNHAVLEASSHGLDQHRLDGVRIATGILTTVGRDHLDYHGTEHAYRAAKRRLFAELVTPGGTAIFNLASVDQDTLAAAERRALNVVTFGRGEEADWQLKAVTPDVQGQVLQLLTPRGERIVPFGPLGQFQAENALAAVVAAVESDVPVDDAVNGLSSMTAPAGRLERIGTKGGVSVFVDYAHTPDALAAALDALRPHVRGVLHVVFGCGGDRDSGKRRLMGEVAARHADHVTVTDDNPRSEDPATIRAEVLQGAPDAAEVGDRFEAIGGVLGSLRDGDALLVAGKGHETTQTVRGVATPFDDRAVVRRLLGRGGA
- a CDS encoding DnaJ domain-containing protein → MLGIAPTASDDEIKTAHRSLVRKFHPDHLVSKGLPDELIEHATERLAAINSAYEAIMKSRPRQ